The following proteins are co-located in the Mus pahari chromosome 14, PAHARI_EIJ_v1.1, whole genome shotgun sequence genome:
- the Eif4a1 gene encoding eukaryotic initiation factor 4A-I has protein sequence MSASQDSRSRDNGPDGMEPEGVIESNWNEIVDSFDDMNLSESLLRGIYAYGFEKPSAIQQRAILPCIKGYDVIAQAQSGTGKTATFAISILQQIELDLKATQALVLAPTRELAQQIQKVVMALGDYMGASCHACIGGTNVRAEVQKLQMEAPHIIVGTPGRVFDMLNRRYLSPKYIKMFVLDEADEMLSRGFKDQIYDIFQKLNSNTQVVLLSATMPSDVLEVTKKFMRDPIRILVKKEELTLEGIRQFYINVEREEWKLDTLCDLYETLTITQAVIFINTRRKVDWLTEKMHARDFTVSAMHGDMDQKERDVIMREFRSGSSRVLITTDLLARGIDVQQVSLVINYDLPTNRENYIHRIGRGGRFGRKGVAINMVTEEDKRTLRDIETFYNTSIEEMPLNVADLI, from the exons ATGTCTGCGAGTCAGGATTCTCG ATCCAGAGACAATGGCCCTGATGGGATGGAGCCGGAAGGCGTCATCGAG AGTAACTGGAATGAGATTGTGGATAGCTTCGATGACATGAACCTCTCAGAATCCCTTCTCCGTGGTATTTATGCCTATGGTTTTGAGAAGCCCTCTGCCATCCAGCAGCGAGCTATTCTTCCTTGTATCAAGGGTTATGATGTGATTGCTCAAGCCCAGTCTGGGACTGGGAAAACAGCTACATTTGCCATATCAATTCTGCAGCAGATTGAATTAGATCTAAAGGCCACACAGGCTTTGGTTCTGGCACCCACTCGTGaattggctcagcag ATACAAAAGGTGGTTATGGCATTAGGAGACTACATGGGCGCCTCTTGTCATGCCTGCATTGGGGGCACCAATGTGCGTGCTGAGGTGCAGAAGCTGCAGATGGAAGCTCCCCATATCATCGTGGGCACCCCTGGCCGGGTGTTTGACATGCTTAACCGGAGATACCTATCCCCCAAATACATCAAGATGTTTGTACTGGATGAAGCAGATGAAATGTTAAGCCGTGGGTTCAAGGATCAGATCTATGATATATTCCAAAAGCTCAACAGTAACACACAG GTAGTTTTGTTGTCTGCTACAATGCCTTCTGATGTCCTTGAGGTGACCAAGAAGTTCATGAGAGACCCTATTCGGATCCTTGTCAAAAAGGAAGAGTTGACCCTGGAGGGTATCCGCCAATTCTACATTAATGTGGAACGAGAG GAGTGGAAGCTTGACACACTGTGTGACTTATATGAGACGCTGACCATCACCCAGGCAGTAATCTTTATCAACACCAGAAGGAAGGTGGACTGGCTCACTGAAAAGATGCATGCCCGGGATTTCACTGTTTCTGCCATG CATGGAGATATGGACCAAAAGGAACGAGATGTGATCATGAGGGAGTTCCGGTCTGGCTCTAGCAGAGTATTAATTACCACTGACCTGTTG GCCAGAGGCATTGATGTACAGCAGGTCTCCTTAGTCATCAATTACGACCTTCCCACCAACAGGGAAAACTACATCCACAG AATCGGTCGAGGTGGTCGGTTTGGCCGTAAGGGTGTGGCTATTAACATGGTGACAGAAGAAGACAAGAGGACTCTTCGAGACATTGAGACTTTCTACAACACCTCCATTGAAGAGATGCCCCTCAACGTT
- the Senp3 gene encoding sentrin-specific protease 3 has product MKETIQGTGSWGPEPPGPGTTYSNPRRERLRWPLPPKPRLKSGGGFGPDPGSGTTVPTRRLPAPRPSFDASASEEEEEEEEEDEEEVAAWRLPPRWGQLGASQRPRALRPSHRKTCSQRRRRAMRAFQMLLYSKSTSLTFHWKLWGRHRGRRRNLAHPKNHLSPQEGGATPQVPSPCCRFDSPRGLPPPRLGLLGALMAEDGVRGSPPVPSGPPMEEDGLRWTPKSPLDPDSGLLSCSLPNGFGGLSGPEGERSLVPPDASILISNVCSIGDHVAQELFQSSDLGTAEEADRTGEKAGQHSPLREEHVTCVQSILDEFLQTYGSLIPLSTDEVVEKLEDIFQQEFSTPSRKSLVLQLIQSYQRMPGNAMVRGFRVSYKRHVLTMDDLGTLYGQNWLNDQVMNMYGDLVMDTVPEKVHFFNSFFYDKLRTKGYDGVKRWTKNVDIFNKELLLIPIHLEVHWSLISVDVRRRTITYFDSQRTLNRRCPKHIAKYLQAEAVKKDRLDFHRGWKGYFKMNVARQNNDSDCGAFVLQYCKHLALSQPFSFTQQDMPKLRRQIYKELCHCKLTV; this is encoded by the exons ATGAAAGAGACTATACAGGGGACCGGGTCTTGGGGGCCTGAGCCTCCGGGACCCGGCACCACTTACTCAAATCCCAGGCGAGAGCGTCTTCGTTGGCCCCTACCCCCTAAGCCCCGGCTCAAGTCCGGTGGTGGTTTTGGGCCAGATCCTGGGTCTGGGACCACAGTGCCAACTAGACGCCTCCCTGCCCCCCGGCCATCTTTTGATGCCTCAGCtagtgaagaagaggaagaggaagaggaggaagatgaggaggaagtaGCAGCTTGGAGGCTACCCCCTAGATGGGGCCAACTGGGGGCCTCCCAGCGTCCTCGAGCTCTCCGACCCTCTCATAGAAAAACCTGCTCACAGCGCCGGCGCCGAGCCATGAGAGCCTTCCAGATGCTGCTCTACTCAAAAAGCACCTCTCTGACATTCCACTGGAAGCTTTGGGGGCGCCACCGAGGCCGGCGACGGAACCTCGCACACCCCAAGAACCATCTCTCACCCCAGGAAGGGGGTGCAACGCCACAGGTGCCATCACCCTGCTGTCGTTTTGACTCCCCCCGGGGGCTACCCCCACCCCGGCTGGGTCTGCTAGGTGCTCTCATGGCAGAGGATGGGGTGAGAGGGTCTCCACCAGTGCCCTCTGGGCCCCCCATGGAGGAAGATGGACTAAGGTGGACCCCCAAGTCTCCTCTGGACCCTGACTCGG GCCTCCTCTCATGTAGTCTACCCAATGGTTTTGGGGGACTGTCCGGTCCTGAGGGGGAGCGCAGCCTGGTACCCCCTGATGCCAGCATACTCATCAGTAATGTGTGCAGCATTGGAGACCATGTGGCTCAGGAACTTTTTCAGAGCTCCGACTTGGGCACTGCAGAAGAGGCGGATCGGACTGGGGAGAAAGCTGGCCAGCATAGCCCCCTTCGGGAGGAACATGTGACCTGTGTGCAGA GTATCTTAGATGAATTCCTTCAAACTTATGGCAGCCTCATCCCTCTCAGCACTGATGAAGTTGTAGAAAAGTTGGAGGACATTTTCCAGCAGGAGTTCTCTACACCCTCCAG GAAGAGTCTGGTACTACAGCTGATCCAGTCTTATCAGCGGATGCCAGGCAATGCTATGGTAAGGGGCTTCCGGGTATCCTATAAGCGACACGTGCTCACCATGGATGACTTGGGTACCTTATATGGACAGAACTGGCTCAATGACCAG GTGATGAACATGTATGGAGACCTGGTCATGGACACAGTCCCTGAAAAG GTGCATTTCTTCAACAGTTTCTTCTATGATAAACTCCGTACCAAGGGTTATGATGGGGTAAAGAGGTGGACCAAAAAT GTGGACATCTTCAATAAGGAATTACTGCTAATCCCCATCCATCTGGAGGTGCACTGGTCCCTTATCTCAGTTGATGTAAGGCGACGTACCATCACCTATTTTGACTCCCAGCGAACTCTAAATCGCCGCTGCCCTAAG CATATTGCCAAGTATCTACAGGCAGAGGCAGTAAAAAAAGACCGACTGGACTTCCACAGGGGCTGGAAAGGTTACTTCAAAATG AATGTGGCCAGGCAGAATAATGACAGTGACTGTGGTGCCTTTGTGTTACAG TACTGCAAGCACCTGGCCCTGTCTCAGCCATTCAGCTTCACCCAGCAGGACATGCCCAAACTCCGTCGTCAGATCTACAAGGAACTGTGTCACTGCAAACTCACTGTGTGA
- the LOC110332031 gene encoding tumor necrosis factor ligand superfamily member 13 isoform X7, translated as MPASSPGHMGGSVREPALSVALWLSWGAVLGAVTCAVALLIQQTELQSLRREVSRLQRSGGPSQKRGESPWQSLWEQSPDALEAWKDGVRSRRRRAILTQKHKKKHSVLHLVPINITSKDSDVTEVMWQPVLRRGRGLEAQGDIVRVWDTGIYLLYSQVLFHDVTFTMGQVVSREGQGRRETLFRCIRSMPSDPDRAYNSCYSAGVFHLHQGDIITVKIPRANAKLSLSPHGTFLGFVKL; from the exons ATGCCAGCCTCATCTCCAGGCCACATGGGGGGCTCAGTCAGAGAGCCAGCCCTTTCGGTTGCTCTTTGGTTGAGTTGGGGGGCGGTTCTGGGGGCTGTGACTTGTGCTGTAGCACTACTGATCCAACAAACAGAGCTGCAAAGCCTGAGGCGGGAGGTGAGCCGGCTGCAGCGGAGTGGAGGGCCTTCCCAGAAACGGGGAGAGTCCCCATGGCAGAgcctctgggagcag AGTCCTGATGCCCTGGAAGCCTGGAAGGATGGGGTGAGATCTCGGAGGAGAAGAGCAATACTCACCCAGAAGCACAAGA aGAAGCACTCGGTCCTGCATCTCGTTCCAATTAACATTACCTCCAAGG ACTCTGACGTGACAGAGGTGATGTGGCAACCAGTACTTAGGCGTGGGAGAGGCCTGGAGGCCCAGGGAGACATTGTGCGAGTCTGGGACACTGGAATTTATCTGCTATATAGTCAG GTCCTGTTTCATGATGTGACTTTCACAATGGGTCAGGTGGTATCTCGGGAAGGACAAGGGAGAAGAGAAACTCTATTCCGATGTATCAGAAGTATGCCTTCTGATCCCGACCGTGCCTACAATAGCTGCTACAGTGCAG GTGTCTTTCATTTACATCAAGGGGATATTATCACTGTCAAAATTCCGCGGGCAAACGCAAAACTTAGCCTTTCTCCGCATGGAACATTCCTGGGGTTTGTGAAACTATGA
- the LOC110332031 gene encoding tumor necrosis factor ligand superfamily member 13 isoform X6, protein MPASSPGHMGGSVREPALSVALWLSWGAVLGAVTCAVALLIQQTELQSLRREVSRLQRSGGPSQKRGESPWQSLWEQSPDALEAWKDGVRSRRRRAILTQKHKKKHSVLHLVPINITSKADSDVTEVMWQPVLRRGRGLEAQGDIVRVWDTGIYLLYSQVLFHDVTFTMGQVVSREGQGRRETLFRCIRSMPSDPDRAYNSCYSAGVFHLHQGDIITVKIPRANAKLSLSPHGTFLGFVKL, encoded by the exons ATGCCAGCCTCATCTCCAGGCCACATGGGGGGCTCAGTCAGAGAGCCAGCCCTTTCGGTTGCTCTTTGGTTGAGTTGGGGGGCGGTTCTGGGGGCTGTGACTTGTGCTGTAGCACTACTGATCCAACAAACAGAGCTGCAAAGCCTGAGGCGGGAGGTGAGCCGGCTGCAGCGGAGTGGAGGGCCTTCCCAGAAACGGGGAGAGTCCCCATGGCAGAgcctctgggagcag AGTCCTGATGCCCTGGAAGCCTGGAAGGATGGGGTGAGATCTCGGAGGAGAAGAGCAATACTCACCCAGAAGCACAAGA aGAAGCACTCGGTCCTGCATCTCGTTCCAATTAACATTACCTCCAAGG CAGACTCTGACGTGACAGAGGTGATGTGGCAACCAGTACTTAGGCGTGGGAGAGGCCTGGAGGCCCAGGGAGACATTGTGCGAGTCTGGGACACTGGAATTTATCTGCTATATAGTCAG GTCCTGTTTCATGATGTGACTTTCACAATGGGTCAGGTGGTATCTCGGGAAGGACAAGGGAGAAGAGAAACTCTATTCCGATGTATCAGAAGTATGCCTTCTGATCCCGACCGTGCCTACAATAGCTGCTACAGTGCAG GTGTCTTTCATTTACATCAAGGGGATATTATCACTGTCAAAATTCCGCGGGCAAACGCAAAACTTAGCCTTTCTCCGCATGGAACATTCCTGGGGTTTGTGAAACTATGA